In Lacrimispora indolis DSM 755, a genomic segment contains:
- the glyA gene encoding serine hydroxymethyltransferase, whose protein sequence is MVNQVMKFITGYDKEVGEAIEKECARQRRNLELIASENIVSEPVMMAMGTVLTNKYAEGYPGKRYYGGCEDVDIVETIAIERAKQIFGCDYANVQPHSGAQANMAVFLAMLKPGDTVMGMNLNHGGHLTHGSPVNFSGLYFNIVPYGVNDEGILDYDEMERLALLHKPKLIVAGASAYGRTIDFKRFREAADKAGAYLMVDMAHIAGLVAAGIHPSPIPYADVVTTTTHKTLRGPRGGMILANQEAADKFNFNKAIFPGTQGGPLEHVIAGKAVCFGEALKPEFKTYQEQVVKNAKALAAALIRQGFNILTGGTDNHLMLIDLRGLEVTGKELQNRCDEVYITLNKNAVPNDPRSPFVTSGVRVGTPAVTSRGLKEEDMEKIAECIWLAATDFESKADYIRSEVTKICEKYPLYE, encoded by the coding sequence ATGGTAAATCAGGTAATGAAGTTTATCACCGGCTATGACAAAGAAGTGGGTGAAGCCATTGAAAAGGAATGCGCACGGCAGAGAAGGAATCTGGAATTGATTGCATCGGAAAACATAGTTTCAGAGCCGGTCATGATGGCAATGGGAACTGTGCTCACCAACAAGTATGCGGAAGGATATCCGGGAAAGCGTTATTACGGCGGCTGCGAGGATGTGGACATCGTTGAGACCATTGCCATCGAGCGTGCGAAGCAGATATTTGGCTGTGATTATGCCAACGTTCAGCCTCATTCCGGGGCTCAGGCCAATATGGCGGTCTTTCTTGCCATGCTTAAGCCAGGAGATACGGTTATGGGCATGAATTTAAACCATGGCGGTCATCTGACCCATGGAAGTCCCGTTAACTTTTCCGGTTTGTATTTTAACATAGTTCCTTACGGCGTCAATGATGAGGGTATTCTTGATTATGATGAGATGGAAAGGCTTGCGCTTTTGCATAAGCCGAAACTGATCGTGGCAGGAGCCAGTGCATATGGCAGGACCATTGATTTCAAGAGATTCCGGGAGGCTGCCGACAAGGCAGGGGCTTATCTTATGGTGGATATGGCTCACATTGCAGGCCTGGTTGCGGCAGGAATCCATCCAAGCCCCATCCCTTATGCAGATGTAGTGACAACCACCACTCACAAGACTCTTCGCGGACCCAGAGGCGGAATGATTCTGGCAAATCAGGAAGCAGCGGACAAATTTAACTTTAATAAGGCCATTTTCCCAGGTACACAGGGAGGTCCTTTGGAGCATGTGATCGCCGGCAAGGCCGTTTGCTTTGGCGAGGCATTAAAGCCTGAGTTTAAGACCTATCAGGAGCAGGTGGTGAAAAATGCAAAGGCTCTGGCTGCCGCCCTGATCAGACAGGGATTCAACATCCTGACAGGCGGTACGGATAATCATCTGATGCTGATTGATTTAAGAGGGCTGGAGGTAACCGGAAAGGAACTGCAGAACCGCTGTGATGAAGTATATATCACCTTAAACAAAAATGCGGTGCCAAATGATCCCAGAAGCCCGTTTGTGACTTCCGGTGTCCGCGTGGGAACTCCGGCTGTTACATCCAGAGGGTTAAAGGAAGAGGACATGGAAAAGATCGCAGAGTGTATCTGGCTGGCTGCCACGGATTTTGAAAGCAAAGCCGATTACATTAGAAGTGAAGTTACAAAGATCTGTGAAAAATATCCCCTGTATGAATAG
- the motA gene encoding flagellar motor stator protein MotA produces MELTTILGVIVGVAAVVGAMIFKHIEFTVLINPAAFFVIIVGTIATILNSFPGENIKSIGSLFKILFTKQKGTSEAEMIELMYELSKQARSEGLLSLEARAEELQDPFLKKGIRLLVDGSGEDLIEDILETEIAAMEKRHEINASIFSSAGTYAPTLGVLGAVFGLIAAMSSINDTERMAEAIAAAFIATILGIFTGYVLWNPFAKKLKVKSQQEIMAKEIIIKGVLSMQHGDSPFILREKLLAALPKSKQKKITEQDKKE; encoded by the coding sequence ATGGAATTAACGACCATCCTAGGCGTTATAGTTGGTGTTGCTGCCGTTGTCGGCGCTATGATTTTTAAACACATTGAGTTTACTGTTCTCATAAACCCGGCAGCATTTTTTGTTATTATTGTCGGGACTATTGCTACAATTTTAAACTCATTTCCCGGAGAAAATATTAAATCCATCGGATCGCTGTTTAAAATCCTTTTTACAAAACAAAAAGGAACCTCTGAAGCCGAAATGATTGAATTAATGTATGAATTGTCAAAGCAAGCCCGTTCAGAAGGGCTTTTATCCCTGGAAGCCAGAGCAGAAGAACTTCAGGACCCCTTTTTAAAAAAAGGCATCCGTCTGCTTGTGGATGGTTCCGGTGAAGACCTGATCGAGGATATTTTAGAAACTGAAATTGCTGCAATGGAAAAGCGGCATGAGATCAATGCAAGTATTTTCTCATCAGCCGGTACATACGCTCCTACCCTGGGTGTTTTGGGCGCGGTATTTGGTTTGATCGCTGCCATGTCCTCCATCAATGATACGGAACGGATGGCTGAGGCAATTGCTGCGGCGTTTATCGCAACGATTCTTGGTATCTTTACCGGCTACGTTCTATGGAATCCATTCGCCAAAAAGCTGAAAGTGAAAAGCCAGCAGGAAATAATGGCGAAAGAAATTATCATAAAAGGTGTATTATCCATGCAGCACGGCGATTCTCCCTTTATTCTAAGGGAAAAGTTACTTGCCGCTCTTCCGAAATCTAAGCAGAAAAAAATAACGGAACAGGATAAAAAGGAATAG
- a CDS encoding OmpA/MotB family protein, with protein MAKKREHVHQEEEAGEAWLLPYSDLMTLLLAVFIVLFAVSKIDAAKAQEISQQFAGTMMNKDYVSKSAAQDASSGDGAQSGGPLNIETQSELESFMGEYELKKLENLKTELDTKLHGNGMDQSVSTMIDMRGLVIRLNNAIFFDSGSAEIKKQSEDTLVEVAGLLNTIDNYIRIEGHTDNVPIRRSTYPSNWELSTARAVSVVKLFINKCNFSPDKLIAVGYGEFKPVADNSTAEGRAQNRRIDIIVLSAKYNNLEEQLVK; from the coding sequence ATGGCAAAAAAGAGAGAGCATGTACATCAGGAAGAAGAAGCCGGGGAGGCATGGCTGCTGCCATATTCAGATTTGATGACCCTGCTGCTGGCAGTTTTTATCGTACTTTTTGCTGTCAGTAAGATAGATGCTGCAAAAGCACAGGAGATTTCCCAGCAATTTGCCGGAACCATGATGAATAAAGATTATGTTTCCAAATCAGCCGCGCAAGATGCCTCCAGCGGCGATGGCGCCCAGTCAGGCGGTCCGTTAAATATTGAGACCCAAAGTGAGCTGGAGAGCTTTATGGGAGAGTATGAACTTAAAAAGCTGGAAAACCTAAAGACAGAACTTGATACAAAACTCCACGGCAATGGCATGGATCAATCGGTATCAACCATGATCGATATGCGGGGACTTGTCATCAGACTGAATAATGCCATATTCTTTGACTCAGGAAGTGCGGAAATTAAAAAACAAAGTGAGGATACTTTGGTTGAGGTGGCAGGACTTTTAAATACCATTGATAATTACATACGTATTGAGGGCCATACCGACAACGTTCCCATCAGACGCAGTACCTATCCCTCCAACTGGGAATTATCCACGGCAAGAGCTGTCAGTGTTGTAAAGCTTTTTATTAATAAATGCAATTTTTCACCGGATAAGCTTATTGCTGTGGGTTATGGCGAATTTAAACCTGTGGCCGACAATTCAACAGCGGAAGGGAGAGCCCAAAACAGACGGATTGATATTATTGTCTTAAGTGCGAAATACAATAACCTGGAAGAACAGCTTGTGAAATAA
- a CDS encoding DUF1540 domain-containing protein encodes MLVDGKNECIQCSIDNCAYHAKSVDYCTLERIKVGTHEKNPTKKECTDCESFKNEA; translated from the coding sequence ATGTTAGTAGACGGAAAAAATGAATGTATCCAATGCTCCATCGATAACTGCGCTTACCATGCAAAAAGCGTAGATTATTGCACCCTGGAGAGAATCAAAGTAGGAACACATGAGAAGAATCCTACCAAGAAAGAGTGCACTGACTGCGAATCCTTTAAGAACGAGGCATAA
- a CDS encoding SDR family oxidoreductase: protein MAEQVAFVEAIGNALGGVIAESLIELIMDIFLKPDSFYIYGILYYAWGFTACKRLYRLLELGKGCDILFKKGGKRMKKKVMVTGVEGFLGGRLAAYYERNYDVIRVGHGSLDITDQKAVREYIKEKNPDVVIHCAAISNTRVCEEQPALSEAVNRKGAVNMAMGSRDNGSRLLFMSSDQIYGGSRKKGPNKESDEVPLINVYGAQKKQAEDEILEILPEAICLRLSWMYDFPVRGLKSSSNLLTNLLRSMVQNHPIRLSVYDYRGITWVQEVVKNMEPAMDLPGGIYNFGSESSLSTYEIGRKVFQMLDKSENRGELVIPEKAGDPDNPRNLTMDLGKLKALGIDFSETAEGFSRCLCSSPEYVQALIGESIVGL, encoded by the coding sequence TTGGCGGAACAGGTTGCATTTGTTGAAGCCATTGGCAATGCATTGGGCGGCGTAATTGCAGAGAGCCTGATCGAGCTGATCATGGATATTTTCTTAAAGCCGGATTCTTTCTATATATATGGAATCTTGTACTATGCATGGGGATTTACTGCCTGTAAGAGGTTATACAGATTATTGGAGTTGGGGAAAGGATGTGATATACTGTTTAAAAAGGGAGGGAAACGGATGAAGAAAAAAGTAATGGTTACAGGAGTGGAAGGTTTTCTAGGCGGGAGGCTGGCCGCATATTATGAAAGGAATTATGATGTGATCCGGGTCGGCCACGGAAGCTTAGACATTACGGACCAAAAGGCTGTGAGGGAATACATAAAAGAAAAAAATCCTGATGTTGTGATCCATTGCGCTGCTATATCCAACACCAGGGTATGCGAGGAGCAGCCGGCGCTTTCTGAGGCGGTAAACCGGAAGGGAGCGGTGAACATGGCCATGGGGAGCCGTGACAATGGCAGCAGGCTGCTTTTTATGAGTTCGGACCAGATTTACGGGGGAAGCAGGAAAAAGGGGCCGAATAAGGAAAGTGATGAGGTCCCTCTCATCAATGTTTATGGGGCCCAGAAAAAACAGGCAGAGGATGAGATCCTGGAGATTCTGCCTGAGGCAATCTGCCTCCGCCTTTCCTGGATGTATGATTTTCCGGTCAGGGGCCTTAAAAGCAGCTCCAATCTTTTGACCAACTTGCTGCGGTCCATGGTGCAAAACCATCCAATAAGGCTTTCGGTTTACGACTACCGCGGCATTACCTGGGTACAGGAGGTAGTAAAAAACATGGAGCCGGCCATGGACCTGCCCGGCGGAATCTATAATTTTGGCAGTGAAAGCTCCCTTTCCACCTATGAAATAGGACGCAAGGTCTTTCAGATGCTAGACAAAAGCGAAAACAGAGGAGAGCTTGTGATCCCGGAGAAAGCAGGGGATCCGGATAATCCCAGGAATTTGACCATGGACTTAGGAAAGCTTAAGGCCCTTGGAATTGACTTTTCTGAAACCGCGGAAGGGTTTTCAAGATGTCTTTGCTCCAGCCCTGAATATGTCCAGGCTTTGATCGGAGAATCCATTGTCGGATTATGA
- a CDS encoding FAD binding domain-containing protein — protein sequence MIRFKNYVKAESLEEAFALNQKKSSVIGGGMMWLKVQSRVKMTLVDLSGLGLDGIEETEDEFSIGAMCTLRQLETHEGLDTCFSGVFKECTRSIVGVQFRNGATVGGSVFGRFGFSDITTCLLALDTYVELYKGGILPLEEFCRKKSDRDILVRIHIKKDGRKAAYASQRMAKTDFPVIACCASRKDGKLYVSVGARPGKAELVVLDGSQECPKEELAKRASEGFSYGTNMRGSGEYRKHLAEIYIRRLFQGLDQEEE from the coding sequence ATGATTCGATTTAAAAATTATGTAAAAGCGGAAAGCCTGGAAGAGGCTTTTGCCCTGAATCAGAAGAAGAGCAGTGTCATAGGCGGAGGCATGATGTGGCTGAAAGTGCAGAGCCGGGTGAAGATGACGCTGGTGGATTTATCGGGCCTTGGGCTTGATGGGATTGAGGAGACGGAAGATGAGTTTTCCATAGGTGCCATGTGCACCCTGCGCCAGCTGGAGACCCATGAAGGGCTGGACACGTGCTTTTCCGGCGTTTTCAAGGAATGCACCCGTTCTATTGTGGGTGTTCAGTTCCGCAACGGGGCTACTGTGGGAGGAAGCGTGTTCGGCCGGTTTGGATTTTCCGATATTACCACCTGCCTGCTGGCCCTTGACACTTATGTGGAACTGTACAAGGGAGGAATTCTCCCCTTAGAGGAGTTCTGCAGGAAAAAAAGCGACCGGGATATTCTGGTCCGTATCCATATTAAAAAGGATGGAAGAAAGGCGGCTTATGCTTCCCAGCGTATGGCAAAGACGGATTTTCCTGTAATCGCCTGCTGCGCGTCCAGAAAAGATGGGAAGCTTTATGTTTCCGTAGGTGCCAGGCCTGGAAAAGCTGAGCTGGTAGTGCTTGACGGAAGCCAGGAATGTCCTAAGGAGGAGCTTGCAAAACGGGCATCAGAGGGCTTTTCCTATGGTACAAACATGAGAGGGAGCGGGGAGTACCGGAAGCATTTGGCTGAAATATATATCAGAAGGCTTTTCCAAGGGCTGGACCAGGAGGAAGAATAA
- a CDS encoding (2Fe-2S)-binding protein, giving the protein MEIEFTLNGKLTYEEITDDTTLFQLLRRKGCYSVKCGCETENCGLCTVMVNGKSRLSCSFLAARANGCEVVTLEGAEQEAKEFGTYLAAEGAEQCGFCSPGLIMNVLAMEKEEKALDDEGIKEYLAGNLCRCSGYMGQLRAVKNYLSRGEKRDEL; this is encoded by the coding sequence ATGGAGATAGAATTCACACTGAACGGAAAACTGACCTATGAGGAAATCACAGATGACACCACCTTATTCCAGCTTCTTAGAAGGAAGGGCTGCTACAGCGTAAAGTGCGGCTGCGAAACGGAAAATTGCGGTCTTTGTACGGTGATGGTCAATGGAAAGTCAAGACTTTCCTGTTCCTTTTTAGCTGCCAGGGCAAATGGCTGTGAAGTGGTGACTTTGGAAGGTGCGGAACAGGAAGCAAAGGAGTTTGGGACCTATCTGGCTGCGGAAGGAGCGGAGCAGTGCGGATTTTGCAGCCCAGGACTTATTATGAATGTGCTTGCAATGGAAAAGGAAGAAAAAGCCCTTGACGATGAGGGAATAAAAGAGTACCTGGCCGGAAACTTATGCCGGTGCAGCGGTTATATGGGGCAGCTTCGGGCCGTAAAGAACTATTTGAGCAGAGGGGAGAAAAGGGATGAATTATAA
- a CDS encoding xanthine dehydrogenase family protein molybdopterin-binding subunit, which translates to MRTVNTSVQKKDAMALVTGKPVYTDDLAPGDCLFVKVLRSPHAHALIKEIHKERAEKVAGIACILTYQDVPQKRFTMAGQSYPEPSPYDRLILDQRMRFVGDAAAIVAGETEDAVDHALRLLKVEYEILEPVLDFKQAKDSRVLVHPEEDWKSLCPVGADNRRNLCASGMEEHGDVDEVLKQCDYVVEQVYHTKANQQAMMETFRAYCYLDAYGRLNMVSSTQITFHVRRILAHALDVPKSRIRVIKPRIGGGFGAKQTVVAEVYPAIVTMKTGRPAKMIYSRYESQIAASPRHEMEVHVRVGADKTGIIQAIDVHTLSNTGAFGEHGPTTVGLSGHKTIPLYGTAKAFRFAYDVVYTNRMSSGAYRGYGATQGIFAVESAVNELAKKMGMDSVKLREQNMVREGDIMPAYYGETLRSCALDRCMARAKDMIRWDEKYPGVDMGNGKVRGVGVAMSMQGSAISGVDVASVELRLNDDGFYTLMIGASDMGTGCDTTLAQVAADCLECNLDEIVVHGTDTDVSPYDSGSYASSTMYLTGMAVVKASHEMRGKIIKKGAEYLGCPEDTLDFDGKRVYQQEGELEISLKDIGNKVMCFNEDMLSAGASHSSPVSPPPFMVGMAEVEVDKETGEVELLDYVAVVDCGTTINPNLARIQTEGGIAQGIGMAMYEEVTYSSKGQMLENSFMQYKLPTRQDVGNIRVEFESSYEPTGPFGAKSIGEIVINTPSPAIADAVANAVGVRIRELPVTAEKVYWGLKG; encoded by the coding sequence ATGCGTACGGTCAATACTTCTGTACAAAAAAAGGATGCTATGGCCCTGGTGACAGGAAAGCCTGTGTATACCGATGACCTGGCTCCCGGGGACTGTCTTTTTGTAAAGGTGCTCAGAAGCCCTCATGCCCATGCGCTCATTAAGGAGATCCACAAGGAAAGGGCGGAAAAGGTGGCCGGAATCGCCTGCATTCTCACCTATCAGGATGTACCTCAGAAGCGTTTTACCATGGCAGGCCAGTCCTACCCGGAGCCGAGCCCCTATGACAGGCTGATCCTGGATCAGAGGATGCGTTTTGTGGGAGACGCAGCGGCCATCGTTGCCGGTGAAACGGAAGATGCGGTGGACCATGCCCTGCGTCTTCTTAAGGTGGAGTATGAAATCCTGGAGCCTGTGCTGGATTTTAAACAGGCAAAGGACAGCCGGGTGCTGGTTCATCCTGAGGAAGACTGGAAGAGCCTTTGTCCGGTAGGTGCGGACAATAGGAGAAATTTGTGTGCCTCTGGAATGGAAGAGCACGGAGATGTGGATGAGGTTTTAAAGCAGTGTGATTATGTGGTGGAGCAGGTTTATCATACGAAGGCAAACCAGCAGGCCATGATGGAAACCTTCCGGGCTTACTGCTATCTGGATGCCTACGGGCGTTTAAATATGGTGTCTTCCACGCAAATCACCTTTCATGTGAGAAGGATCCTTGCCCATGCCCTGGATGTTCCAAAATCCCGGATCCGTGTGATCAAGCCCCGGATCGGCGGCGGCTTCGGAGCAAAGCAGACAGTGGTGGCAGAGGTGTATCCGGCAATTGTGACCATGAAGACCGGCAGGCCGGCCAAGATGATCTATAGCCGGTATGAGTCCCAGATCGCCGCGTCTCCCCGACATGAGATGGAAGTCCATGTGAGGGTGGGAGCGGATAAGACGGGGATCATTCAGGCCATTGATGTGCATACCCTGTCAAATACAGGAGCTTTTGGGGAACACGGCCCAACTACGGTAGGCTTGTCCGGCCATAAGACCATACCTCTTTACGGGACTGCCAAAGCATTCCGGTTTGCATATGATGTGGTTTACACCAACCGCATGTCTTCCGGGGCTTACCGGGGATATGGCGCAACCCAGGGAATCTTTGCTGTGGAATCGGCGGTCAATGAGCTGGCAAAGAAAATGGGCATGGATTCCGTAAAATTAAGGGAACAGAACATGGTAAGGGAAGGGGATATCATGCCAGCCTATTATGGTGAAACTCTAAGAAGCTGTGCCCTGGACCGGTGTATGGCCAGAGCCAAGGACATGATCCGCTGGGATGAAAAGTACCCAGGGGTTGACATGGGAAATGGAAAGGTGCGGGGCGTTGGCGTTGCCATGTCCATGCAGGGATCCGCCATTTCCGGCGTTGATGTGGCTTCTGTGGAGCTGCGCCTCAATGATGACGGTTTTTATACCCTTATGATCGGTGCTTCCGACATGGGAACAGGCTGTGACACCACCCTCGCCCAGGTAGCGGCGGATTGCCTGGAATGTAATTTAGATGAGATCGTGGTCCATGGAACAGATACGGATGTTTCCCCCTATGATTCCGGTTCCTATGCTTCCAGCACCATGTATTTAACCGGAATGGCCGTGGTAAAGGCCAGCCACGAAATGCGGGGAAAAATTATAAAAAAGGGAGCAGAATACCTTGGCTGCCCGGAGGATACCCTGGACTTTGACGGAAAGAGGGTGTACCAGCAGGAGGGAGAGCTGGAAATATCCTTAAAGGATATTGGAAATAAGGTCATGTGCTTTAATGAGGATATGCTCTCTGCCGGGGCCAGCCACAGTTCTCCTGTGTCGCCGCCTCCTTTTATGGTGGGAATGGCTGAGGTGGAAGTTGATAAGGAGACCGGAGAGGTAGAGCTTCTGGATTATGTGGCAGTAGTGGACTGCGGGACCACCATTAATCCAAATCTGGCCAGGATCCAGACCGAAGGCGGCATTGCCCAGGGAATTGGCATGGCCATGTATGAGGAGGTCACTTATTCCTCCAAGGGACAGATGCTGGAGAATTCCTTTATGCAGTACAAGCTTCCCACAAGGCAGGATGTGGGGAATATCCGGGTGGAATTTGAAAGCAGCTATGAACCTACAGGGCCTTTTGGTGCCAAATCCATCGGCGAGATCGTGATCAATACTCCTTCTCCCGCCATTGCGGATGCGGTGGCTAATGCGGTAGGGGTGAGGATCAGGGAGCTGCCTGTTACGGCAGAAAAGGTATACTGGGGGCTGAAGGGTTAA
- a CDS encoding ABC transporter ATP-binding protein, translated as MEVLIRAEEVCKDYDAGEVKVQALRNVSFEILRGEFIVILGPSGSGKSTLLNILGGIETVTNGTVYYDGTPLSWGDLKSLTAYRRAHAGFIFQFYNLMPGLTALENVQLAAELSKDPLDPEILLEQVGLLDRAGHFPSRLSGGQQQRVAIARALCKNPDILLCDEPTGALDSGTGSQILKLLSDFNRQYEKTVVLITHNENIAGIADRVFYFKDGCLERIRVNETPLKPEEVVW; from the coding sequence ATGGAAGTTTTGATACGGGCAGAAGAAGTCTGCAAGGATTATGATGCGGGTGAAGTCAAGGTGCAGGCCTTAAGGAATGTATCTTTTGAGATTCTCCGGGGGGAATTTATTGTGATCCTGGGGCCAAGCGGGTCCGGGAAAAGTACCCTTTTAAATATATTGGGAGGAATTGAAACAGTTACCAACGGGACCGTCTATTATGACGGCACACCACTCTCCTGGGGAGATTTAAAGAGCCTTACCGCTTATCGCCGGGCTCATGCCGGATTTATCTTTCAGTTTTATAATCTGATGCCAGGACTGACTGCTTTAGAGAATGTACAGCTGGCAGCGGAGCTTTCCAAAGATCCTCTGGACCCGGAGATACTGCTTGAACAGGTGGGGCTTTTGGACAGAGCAGGTCATTTTCCAAGCAGGCTGTCGGGAGGACAGCAGCAAAGGGTGGCCATTGCCAGGGCCTTGTGCAAGAATCCTGATATCCTTCTTTGCGATGAACCTACGGGTGCCTTGGACAGCGGCACTGGAAGCCAGATTTTAAAGCTGCTGTCGGATTTTAACAGACAGTATGAAAAGACGGTGGTTCTGATCACCCATAATGAGAACATTGCAGGGATCGCAGACCGGGTGTTTTATTTTAAGGATGGGTGCCTGGAAAGGATCCGTGTCAATGAAACGCCCTTAAAGCCTGAGGAGGTGGTCTGGTAG
- a CDS encoding ABC transporter permease yields the protein MKSFRKNVVRCARQNPGSFLGAVFIIAIGIFVYVAMMDTLRNLGDQVQRYYDSSAIADVFAEVSGISEVDLERLKEIPGIEEASGKMAVDARLFAPSQTEIVTVHLLSYDPIDPLNKLMVKGMGTGKDSIYLGNRMAGIYGYENGTPLTLMINGKSVKFELAGTCYGPEYIYAIPPGGAMVPDGEIYDIACVEKSRMEELTGKKDSMNELGFRLAKGYTYEDVRYQLMDRLSGYGLISLSSRENQASYNMVKGEINELYSMGTALPFLFMSISVFMLYVVLKKMIDKDQSLIGTMKSFGMRDGELILAYLYQGAEVGVLGALVGSILAVPFGRFMFLMYVDFFNLPDTVYHSYMNTRISGMGIAVGTGLLAVYLGVMGILKITPAQAMRAKAPAAAGNLKLPGFLSSRLGAMEKMGLRSVVRNPFRGFLIILAIAFPFSMSSVLFSFKGVADQMYFDQFSKVQTYDIQISLDRFVSPIRGELAGEGIRGVRKSEAVLQKAVELKHENLSEFAMVYGLNPESDMWRIMDLYGRFYEPPEDGILINSRIAKKLHLEEGDLMEVTVPGLTAEGVKVPVKAVIQESLGGGCYMSSKGFYRFFGSVPMAGTVLLKVEKGRLNEVREELLKTSRVTWMVDTSRIIDSYRDIMGSMMAMVQMFSLMAVAAGGILIYNISMINIRERISELGTFIIMGGTDREIGRILLFEQVVYFILGIVLGIFGSIGVKYLLEHLVISDSYTIDLAIRPSCYGIAFLTCLAMAGASLLAQTRFVRRIKLTDILKERE from the coding sequence GTGAAAAGCTTCCGCAAGAATGTGGTCCGGTGTGCCAGACAGAATCCAGGTTCCTTTCTGGGGGCCGTTTTCATCATTGCCATCGGCATATTTGTCTATGTTGCCATGATGGACACCTTAAGAAACTTAGGGGACCAGGTACAGCGTTATTATGACAGCAGCGCCATAGCGGACGTGTTCGCCGAAGTTTCAGGAATATCGGAGGTGGACTTAGAACGGTTAAAGGAGATTCCAGGGATCGAAGAGGCTTCTGGAAAAATGGCTGTTGATGCAAGGCTGTTTGCCCCTTCCCAGACAGAGATCGTGACCGTGCATCTGCTGTCTTACGATCCTATTGATCCTTTAAATAAGCTGATGGTAAAAGGGATGGGGACAGGAAAGGACAGTATTTATCTGGGAAACCGGATGGCCGGAATATATGGTTACGAAAACGGGACGCCTCTCACCCTCATGATCAATGGAAAGAGCGTAAAGTTTGAATTGGCAGGAACCTGTTACGGCCCGGAATACATATATGCCATTCCTCCGGGAGGTGCCATGGTACCCGATGGGGAGATCTATGACATTGCCTGCGTGGAAAAAAGCAGGATGGAGGAATTGACCGGGAAAAAGGATTCCATGAATGAGCTGGGATTCCGTCTGGCAAAAGGATATACCTATGAAGATGTGCGCTATCAGCTCATGGACCGCCTTTCCGGGTATGGCCTGATATCCCTTTCCTCCCGGGAAAACCAGGCCAGCTATAATATGGTAAAGGGCGAAATCAATGAGCTGTATTCCATGGGAACGGCGCTTCCCTTTCTGTTTATGTCCATTTCCGTGTTCATGCTTTATGTGGTGTTAAAAAAGATGATAGACAAGGATCAAAGCCTCATAGGCACCATGAAATCCTTTGGGATGAGAGACGGTGAATTGATTTTGGCCTACCTTTACCAGGGGGCCGAGGTCGGCGTTTTAGGCGCTTTGGTTGGAAGCATTCTGGCGGTTCCCTTTGGCCGGTTTATGTTTCTTATGTATGTGGACTTTTTTAACTTGCCGGACACGGTTTATCACAGCTACATGAATACAAGGATCAGCGGCATGGGAATTGCCGTGGGGACCGGGCTCCTGGCGGTTTATTTAGGGGTCATGGGAATCTTAAAGATCACTCCGGCCCAGGCCATGAGGGCAAAGGCTCCTGCTGCTGCAGGGAATTTGAAACTTCCCGGCTTTTTATCCTCCAGGCTTGGAGCCATGGAGAAAATGGGACTTCGCTCTGTGGTGAGGAACCCTTTTCGAGGCTTTCTGATTATTTTGGCCATTGCATTCCCTTTTTCCATGTCTTCTGTGCTTTTCTCCTTTAAAGGGGTAGCGGATCAGATGTATTTCGATCAGTTCAGCAAAGTGCAGACCTATGATATACAGATTTCCCTGGACCGTTTTGTATCTCCTATCAGGGGAGAATTGGCAGGGGAGGGGATAAGGGGAGTGAGAAAAAGCGAGGCAGTTCTCCAGAAGGCAGTGGAATTAAAGCATGAAAATCTGTCGGAGTTTGCCATGGTCTATGGCTTGAACCCTGAGTCTGACATGTGGAGGATCATGGATCTCTACGGCCGGTTTTATGAGCCGCCGGAGGATGGGATCCTCATAAACAGCAGGATCGCAAAAAAGCTTCACCTGGAGGAAGGGGACCTAATGGAAGTGACTGTTCCCGGCCTGACTGCGGAAGGGGTGAAGGTTCCCGTAAAGGCTGTCATACAGGAGAGTCTGGGAGGCGGCTGCTATATGTCTTCAAAAGGCTTTTACCGCTTTTTTGGTTCTGTTCCAATGGCGGGAACCGTTCTTTTAAAGGTGGAAAAGGGAAGGCTTAACGAGGTCCGGGAAGAGCTTTTAAAAACCAGCCGGGTGACCTGGATGGTGGATACCAGCCGCATCATTGACAGCTACCGGGACATTATGGGCAGCATGATGGCAATGGTTCAGATGTTTTCCCTTATGGCAGTGGCGGCAGGAGGAATCCTCATTTATAATATTTCCATGATCAATATCAGGGAACGGATCTCAGAGCTTGGAACGTTTATTATCATGGGAGGAACGGATAGGGAGATCGGAAGGATCCTCCTGTTTGAACAGGTGGTTTACTTCATTCTTGGAATTGTTTTAGGAATATTTGGAAGCATTGGAGTAAAATACCTTTTGGAGCATCTGGTCATATCCGATTCCTATACCATTGATCTGGCTATACGGCCATCCTGTTATGGGATAGCGTTTCTCACCTGCCTTGCAATGGCAGGGGCTTCTTTGCTGGCCCAGACGCGGTTTGTAAGAAGGATAAAGCTCACGGATATATTAAAGGAAAGGGAGTAG